CGGACTGGTGCAAGGATAACGCTCAGGGGGTGGCTTGTGGCGCGCGCCGGGTTTCGCTAGAGACTGCGCCCACCGACGCATTGACCGGTACGCCTCGGCAGGCGGGCGCTTAGCTCAGCGGTAGAGCACTACCTTGACACGGTAGGGGTCACAGGTTCAATCCCTGTAGCGCCCACCATAAATTCAAGCACTTAGACGCCAGACTTGAGACAAAGTCAGGAGCCTTTGCCGAAGGCGCCCCGACGTTTCCGTTCCTGCGCGGCCCCAGCCAGGTGAAGCGCCGAGCACCCCTCATCACCTCCGCACCGGCCATGCGCAGGATTCGCGACACCGTCTTGCCGGGACCCACGCGAAGCGCCTTGCCCTTGCCGCTACGTTCACTCGCCCGTCAGACCCAGCTCCCGCATGCGCTTCCACAGCGTGGTGCGCGAGACGCCGAGCAGCCGCGCGGCTTCGGCCCGGTTGCCGCCCGCCCGCGCGAGGGCATCTGACACCGCAAGGCGCGTCGCGCCCTGGATCGCGGCGCCGAGCATGGGCGCGGCAGCAGCGGCCGCCCGCTCCAGCTGGCTCTCGGGAAAGAGGTCATCGGGTCCGATTTCCTCCCCCTCCGCCAGGGCCACCGCGCGTTCGATCCGGTTGCGGAGTTCACGCACATTGCCCGGCCAGTCGTGGTCGGCCAGGGCCGCCGCCGCCGGCGGCGAGAGCCGCCGGGCACCCAGGCCGAAGCGCGCCACGGCCTCAGACAGCAGGCGCTCCGCCAGCCATGGCAGATCCTCCACACGGCGCCGCAGCGGCGGGATCTCCACCGGGATCACGTGCAGCCGGTAGTAGAGGTCCTCGCGGAAGCTGCCGGCACGGACACGCGCGGCCAGATCGGCATGGGTCGCGCAGACGAGGCGCGCGGCAAAGCGCCGCTCGGCCGGCGCGCCGAGCGGCAGGAAGGCGCGCTCCTGCACCAGGCGCAGCAGCTTGGCCTGCAACTCGGGCGCCAGCTCCGCGATTTCATCGAGCAGCAGCGTCCCCGCCCCGGCGCGCTCCGCCAGCCCTGACTGGCGCGTCGCGGCGCCGGTGAAGGCGCCGCGCTCATGGCCGAACAGCGTGCTCTCGGCCAGGTCGCGCGGCACGGCGGCGCAGTTCAGCGCCACGAAGGGCTCCCCCGCGCGGGCCGAGGCGGCGTGCAGGAATCGCGCGGCCACTTCCTTACCCACTCCCGTCTCGCCGGTCAGCACCACCGGCACATCCACCCGTGCCGCCTTGCGCAGCATGGCCTCCACGCCGCGCATCGCAGCGGAGACGCCAAGCCCGGCGGGCTCGCGACCCTCTGACGGCGCGGCCGGTGCGCTCGCCAGGGCGGCGCCGAGCGCCTCCACCAGCCGGTCCACATCCAGCGGCTTCGTCAGGTAGTCGCGGGCGCCGGCCCGAACGAGGCGCACTGCCTGCGCCACGTCGCCGAAGGCCGTCATGAAGAAGGCGGGCAGTGCGCCGAGATCCGCCAGCAGGCGGAGATAGACCTCCTCGCCCGACATGTCCGGCAGGCGGATGTCGCTCACCACCGCATCGGGGCGGAGCGCGCGTGCCTCGCGCAGCGCCGCGGCGCCCGTCTCCGCCAGCCGCGGCCGATAGCCCTCGAGCCGCAGCCGATGCGCCAGCGCGGGGCCGATCACCGGGTCGTCCTCGACGACCAGCACCACCTTGGGCGTGGTCATGCGGCCCGGCTCCTGTCGAGGGGGATAACGAGGCGGATGGCCGTGCCGCCGCCCGGGCGCGCCGCGACCGAGGCGC
This region of Sediminicoccus rosea genomic DNA includes:
- a CDS encoding sigma-54-dependent transcriptional regulator, producing MTTPKVVLVVEDDPVIGPALAHRLRLEGYRPRLAETGAAALREARALRPDAVVSDIRLPDMSGEEVYLRLLADLGALPAFFMTAFGDVAQAVRLVRAGARDYLTKPLDVDRLVEALGAALASAPAAPSEGREPAGLGVSAAMRGVEAMLRKAARVDVPVVLTGETGVGKEVAARFLHAASARAGEPFVALNCAAVPRDLAESTLFGHERGAFTGAATRQSGLAERAGAGTLLLDEIAELAPELQAKLLRLVQERAFLPLGAPAERRFAARLVCATHADLAARVRAGSFREDLYYRLHVIPVEIPPLRRRVEDLPWLAERLLSEAVARFGLGARRLSPPAAAALADHDWPGNVRELRNRIERAVALAEGEEIGPDDLFPESQLERAAAAAAPMLGAAIQGATRLAVSDALARAGGNRAEAARLLGVSRTTLWKRMRELGLTGE